One Mercurialis annua linkage group LG3, ddMerAnnu1.2, whole genome shotgun sequence DNA window includes the following coding sequences:
- the LOC126671582 gene encoding pyruvate decarboxylase 1 produces the protein MDTANQIGSTVPPSKVLPPAKGKACGGTMGYHLARRLVEIGVKDVFSVPGDFNLTLLDHLIAEPELNPIGCCNELNAGYAADGYARAKGVGACVVTFTVGGLSVINAIAGAYSENLPVICIVGGPNSNDYGTNRILHHTIGLSDFSQELRCFQTVTCFQAVVNNLDDAHELIDTAISTALKESKPVYISISCNLPAIPHPTFGRDPVPFSLAPCESNQLGLEAAVEATAEFLNKAVKPVIVGGPKLRVAKAQKAFLEFADASGYPVAVMPSGKGLVPENHPHFIGTYWGAVSTGFCGEIVESADAYIFVGPIFNDYSSVGYSLLIKKEKTILVQPNRVTVGNGPSFGWVFMAEFLSALAKKLTKNSTAMDNYRRIFVPSGIPLKCENDEPLRVNVMFKHIQGMLNGETAVIAETGDSWFNCQKLHLPENCGYEFQMQYGSIGWSVGATLGYAQAAKDKRVIACIGDGSFQVTAQDISTMIRCGQRTIIFLVNNGGYTIEVEIHDGPYNVIKNWNYVGLVNAIHNGEGKCWTAKVRTEEELTKAIATATGEQKDSLCFIEVLVHKDDTSKELLEWGSRVSSANSRPPNPQ, from the exons ATGGATACTGCAAATCAGATAGGCTCAACTGTACCCCCCAGCAAAGTGTTACCTCCTGCTAAAGGCAAAGCTTGTGGTGGCACTATGGGTTATCATTTAGCTAGAAGACTAGTGGAAATTGGTGTTAAAGATGTTTTTTCAGTGCCTGGGGACTTCAATTTGACACTTTTGGATCATTTAATAGCTGAGCCAGAATTGAACCCGATTGGCTGCTGTAATGAACTGAATGCTGGATATGCTGCTGATGGTTATGCACGTGCCAAAGGTGTTGGAGCTTGTGTGGTAACTTTTACAGTTGGTGGTTTGAGTGTTATCAATGCTATTGCTGGTGCTTATAGTGAGAATTTGCCTGTGATTTGTATTGTGGGTGGTCCTAATTCTAATGATTATGGGACTAACCGGATTCTGCATCATACAATTGGATTGTCTGATTTTAGTCAGGAGCTTAGGTGTTTTCAGACAGTCACTTGTTTTCAA GCAGTTGTGAATAATTTGGATGATGCACATGAGCTAATTGACACTGCAATTTCTACTGCTTTGAAGGAAAGCAAGCCTGTTTATATTAGCATAAGTTGTAATTTGCCTGCTATTCCTCATCCAACCTTTGGTAGAGATCCTGTGCCGTTTTCTCTTGCTCCTTG TGAGAGCAATCAGTTAGGATTAGAGGCAGCTGTTGAAGCAACTGCTGAATTTCTGAACAAAGCTGTGAAACCTGTAATTGTTGGAGGACCTAAATTAAGGGTAGCAAAGGCACAGAAGGCATTTCTTGAGTTTGCAGATGCTAGTGGGTATCCGGTAGCTGTTATGCCCTCCGGTAAAGGGCTTGTGCCGGAGAATCACCCACACTTCATCGGCACATATTGGGGTGCTGTTAGCACCGGCTTTTGTGGAGAGATTGTGGAGTCAGCTGATGCCTACATTTTTGTTGGCCCTATATTCAATGATTATAGCTCTGTTGGCTATTCCTTGCTTATCAAGAAAGAGAAAACTATTCTAGTGCAGCCTAATCGTGTGACCGTAGGCAACGGTCCTTCATTTGGTTGGGTCTTTATGGCTGAATTTTTGAGTGCATTGGCAAAGAAATTGACGAAAAATAGCACTGCGATGGATAATTACCGTCGTATTTTTGTTCCTTCGGGGATCCCTCTCAAGTGTGAGAATGATGAACCTCTTAGGGTCAATGTTATGTTTAAGCACATTCAG GGAATGCTAAATGGAGAAACTGCAGTAATTGCTGAAACTGGAGACTCATGGTTCAACTGTCAGAAACTCCACCTCCCTGAGAATTGCGG GTATGAATTTCAGATGCAATATGGATCTATTGGCTGGTCAGTAGGGGCTACTCTAGGATATGCTCAGGCTGCCAAAGATAAGCGCGTCATCGCTTGCATTGGTGATGGGAGTTTTCAG GTAACAGCTCAGGATATATCGACAATGATTCGTTGCGGACAAAGGACTATAATTTTCCTCGTCAACAATGGTGGTTATACAATTGAAGTAGAGATTCACGACGGACCTTATAATGTGATTAAGAACTGGAATTACGTTGGCCTTGTCAATGCCATCCACAACGGTGAAGGCAAATGCTGGACTGCAAAG GTTCGAACAGAGGAGGAACTGACGAAAGCAATCGCGACAGCAACGGGAGAACAAAAGGATTCGCTATGTTTCATTGAAGTTTTGGTGCATAAAGATGACACTAGCAAAGAATTACTGGAATGGGGATCCAGAGTTTCTTCTGCTAACAGCCGTCCTCCGAACCCGCAATAA
- the LOC126671586 gene encoding signaling peptide TAXIMIN 1-like: MCCCCCDDCECRPLGFLLGLPFTFLSLIISLVGVVVWIVGLVLSCICPCCFCVTVLVEFALGLIKAPIFIIKWFTSKIPC; this comes from the exons ATGTGCTGCTGCTGCTGTGATGACTGTGAATGCAGGCCATTAGGGTTTCTGTTAGGCCTTCCGTTCACTTTCCTCTCCCTCATCATCTCCCTCGTCGGTGTGGTCGTTTGGATTGTTGG ATTGGTGTTGAGTTGCATATGCCCATGTTGCTTTTGCGTAACGGTGTTAGTTGAGTTTGCACTAGGATTGATCAAGGCTCCAATTTTCATCATCAAGTGGTTTACTTCTAAGATCCCTTGTTAG
- the LOC126671584 gene encoding pentatricopeptide repeat-containing protein At1g28690, mitochondrial — MKNVKFSYVRPTHYNFHKLANPNLPLIQDYISHPTATTLSYALQHYISSDTPSHGQKIHTHVIKTGFKSNTNVSIKLLILYLKCGCLSYARQMFDELPQRTLSAYNYLIGGYLRKGLAQESISLARRLILDGQRPDGFTISMILKASSSICGGYNVVVDRNLVSVVHGQILRSNVESDDVLYTALIDSYVKSERVSCARKVFNLMIEKNVICSTSMISGYMNQGCVEDAEEIFEKTVEKDIVVFNAMIEGYSRSAETAEKGLEFYVEMQRVGFRPNLSTFASVIGACSVLATFEIGQQVQCQLLKSEFVAHVKIGSALIDMHSKCGRIEDARRIFDHMPEKNVFSWSSLIDGYGKNGKPNEALELFNRMQDCSVEPNSVTFLGALSACGHAGLVSKGREIFESMERDYSLTPGMEHYACMVDLLGRAGSLNLAWDFVMGMPQKPNSDVWAALLSSCNLHGNLEMANIAAHELFKLNAEGRPGAYVALSNTLAASGKWNVVSEVREIMKSRGISKDTGSSWVGTESSL; from the coding sequence ATGAAAAATGTCAAATTCTCCTACGTTCGTCCCACCCATTACAATTTTCATAAGCTTGCAAATCCAAACTTACCATTAATTCAAGATTACATCTCCCACCCGACTGCCACCACTCTATCGTACGCTCTGCAACACTACATTAGTTCAGACACTCCTTCTCACGGCCAAAAGATTCACACCCATGTTATAAAAACCGGATTTAAATCTAACACAAATGTCTCAATTAAACTCCTGATTCTTTACTTGAAATGCGGGTGTTTGAGTTACGCGCGCCAGATGTTCGACGAATTACCTCAACGAACTCTTTCGGCTTATAATTACTTAATTGGTGGGTATTTAAGAAAAGGGTTAGCTCAAGAATCGATTAGTTTGGCGCGTAGGTTGATTCTTGATGGACAAAGGCCTGATGGGTTTACAATTTCCATGATTTTAAAGGCTTCTAGTTCTATTTGTGGCGGTTATAATGTGGTGGTGGATCGTAATTTAGTGAGTGTGGTACATGGTCAGATTTTGAGGTCGAATGTTGAGAGTGATGATGTGCTTTATACAGCACTTATCGACTCGTATGTGAAGAGTGAGAGGGTTAGCTGTGCAAGGAAGgtttttaatttgatgattGAGAAGAATGTGATATGTTCGACTTCGATGATATCGGGGTATATGAACCAAGGTTGTGTAGAGGATGCTGAGGAGATATTCGAGAAGACGGTAGAGAAAGATATTGTGGTGTTCAACGCTATGATTGAAGGTTATAGCAGATCAGCTGAAACAGCTGAGAAGGGTCTTGAGTTTTATGTTGAGATGCAGCGGGTTGGATTTAGGCCGAATTTGTCGACTTTTGCTAGTGTAATTGGTGCTTGTTCTGTGTTGGCGACGTTTGAGATTGGTCAGCAAGTGCAGTGTCAGCTTTTGAAGAGTGAGTTCGTTGCACACGTAAAAATTGGAAGTGCTCTTATAGATATGCATTCGAAATGTGGAAGAATTGAGGATGCTAGAAGAATTTTTGATCACATGCCTGAGAAGAATGTGTTTTCATGGTCATCGTTGATTGATGGATATGGGAAGAATGGAAAACCTAATGAAGCACTTGAGCTTTTTAATAGGATGCAAGACTGTTCGGTTGAGCCCAATTCTGTTACTTTTCTTGGTGCTCTCTCAGCCTGCGGACATGCTGGCTTAGTTTCTAAAGGTCGTGAGATTTTTGAGAGCATGGAGAGAGACTACTCACTAACACCAGGCATGGAGCATTATGCATGCATGGTTGACCTGTTGGGACGTGCAGGAAGTTTAAACCTAGCATGGGATTTTGTCATGGGGATGCCTCAGAAGCCCAACTCTGATGTTTGGGCAGCTTTGCTGAGTTCATGTAATCTTCATGGAAATCTAGAAATGGCCAATATTGCTGCCCATGAACTCTTTAAGCTAAATGCGGAAGGTCGGCCTGGTGCATATGTTGCACTATCTAATACCTTGGCAGCGTCTGGGAAATGGAATGTTGTCAGTGAGGTTAGGGAGATAATGAAGTCAAGAGGTATATCAAAAGATACTGGTAGCAGTTGGGTTGGGACTGAAAGTTCTTTATAA